From Burkholderia savannae, a single genomic window includes:
- the purU gene encoding formyltetrahydrofolate deformylase gives MSVPQRPLQFVLTLSCPSAAGQVAAVVGLLDRHRCYVDELTVFDDDLSERFFVRCVFHATGDVDSLRIDALRREFEPIATRFRMQWAIHDVAARPKVLIMVSKLEHCLADLLFRWKMGELKMDIVGIVSNHSDLEPLAAQHGLPFRHFPITADTKAQQEAQWLDVLETSGAELVILARYMQVLSPETSATLANRAINIHHSFLPGFKGAKPYHQAHARGVKLIGATAHFVTDDLDEGPIIEQVVERVDHSYRPEQLLAVGRDVECITLARAVKAFIERRVFLNGDRTVVFQ, from the coding sequence TTCGTGCTGACGCTGTCGTGCCCGAGCGCGGCGGGCCAGGTCGCCGCCGTCGTCGGGCTGCTCGACCGGCATCGTTGCTACGTCGACGAGCTGACCGTCTTCGACGACGACCTCAGCGAGCGCTTCTTCGTGCGCTGCGTGTTCCATGCGACGGGCGACGTCGATTCGCTGCGCATCGACGCGCTGCGACGCGAGTTCGAGCCGATCGCGACGCGCTTTCGCATGCAATGGGCGATCCACGACGTTGCCGCGCGGCCGAAGGTGCTGATCATGGTGTCGAAGCTCGAGCATTGCCTCGCCGACCTGCTGTTCCGCTGGAAAATGGGGGAGCTGAAGATGGACATCGTCGGGATCGTGTCGAACCATTCGGATCTCGAACCGCTTGCCGCGCAGCACGGGCTGCCGTTCCGGCATTTCCCGATCACGGCCGACACGAAGGCGCAACAGGAAGCGCAATGGCTCGACGTGCTCGAGACGAGCGGCGCCGAGCTCGTGATTCTCGCGCGCTACATGCAGGTGCTATCGCCCGAAACGAGCGCGACGCTCGCGAACCGCGCGATCAACATCCACCATTCGTTCCTGCCCGGATTCAAGGGGGCGAAACCGTACCACCAGGCGCATGCACGCGGCGTGAAGCTGATCGGCGCGACCGCGCACTTCGTCACCGACGATCTCGACGAGGGGCCGATCATCGAACAAGTGGTCGAGCGCGTCGATCACTCGTACCGGCCGGAGCAACTGCTTGCGGTGGGACGAGACGTCGAATGCATCACGCTTGCGCGTGCGGTGAAGGCATTCATCGAGCGCCGCGTGTTCCTGAACGGCGACCGGACCGTGGTGTTCCAGTAG
- a CDS encoding drug:proton antiporter, with the protein MNANRKLASIAVLVSVGRHPVSGAPRYSRNDAAALEIGRALAAEHRARLDVIHAGDPRSPALADYLALGAARVEVLECADGDDAAAALAERVRGHDLVLTGTRAEGAYDTGMLPYRIAAALGWRFAGAAVDVSIDAGRATLRQFLPKGVRRRVDSALPAVVAVHPLANAQPRYAYARLRAGEVRATRVAVRPSTDAARWTTRPAERKPVKLAAADKRSGHARMLSATTTESRGGNVVIEGSSVEKAQVILAYLREHQLIDY; encoded by the coding sequence ATGAACGCGAATCGCAAGCTGGCAAGCATCGCGGTGCTGGTGTCGGTAGGGCGCCATCCGGTGTCGGGCGCGCCGCGTTACAGCCGCAACGATGCGGCCGCGCTCGAGATCGGCCGCGCGTTGGCGGCCGAACATCGTGCGCGGCTCGATGTTATCCACGCGGGCGATCCGCGCAGCCCGGCGCTGGCCGACTATCTCGCGCTCGGCGCGGCGCGCGTCGAGGTGCTCGAATGCGCGGACGGCGACGACGCTGCCGCCGCGCTCGCCGAGCGCGTGCGCGGCCACGATCTCGTGTTGACCGGCACGCGAGCCGAAGGCGCATACGACACGGGCATGCTGCCGTACCGCATCGCCGCGGCGCTCGGCTGGCGGTTCGCGGGTGCGGCGGTCGACGTGAGCATCGACGCGGGACGCGCGACGCTGAGGCAATTCTTGCCGAAAGGCGTTCGTAGGCGTGTCGACTCGGCGCTGCCTGCCGTCGTCGCCGTGCATCCGCTCGCGAATGCGCAGCCGCGCTACGCGTATGCGCGGCTGCGCGCGGGCGAGGTGCGCGCGACGCGCGTCGCGGTGCGCCCGTCGACCGACGCCGCGCGATGGACGACGCGTCCGGCCGAGCGCAAGCCGGTGAAGCTCGCGGCGGCCGACAAGCGCTCCGGCCACGCGCGGATGCTGTCCGCGACGACGACTGAAAGCCGCGGCGGAAACGTCGTAATTGAAGGGAGTTCGGTCGAAAAAGCACAAGTGATCCTTGCGTATTTGCGCGAGCATCAGCTCATCGACTACTGA
- a CDS encoding (Fe-S)-binding protein — protein MNPAILITALLWLSLAGLAFAVAKRSSYWRLGRASAPGAFGLANLLEIPKRYFVDLHHVVARDPYIAKTHVATAGGALAALALVFVNYGLAIYSPWLDKLIFLAALSMLVGAVFVWRRRHAKDVPARLSRGPWNTLPWLLGAFSLGLVLFMLVPTAAMSGAFAVLCAMLIGVGAFAMTLGAARGGPMKHAIAGLLHLAFHPRQERFAATREPYTGNGAATPPTALKPSDIEHDEYGVAKPAEFHWNQLLSFDACVQCGKCEAACPAFASGQPLNPKKLIQDLVIGMAGGTDAAYAGSPTPGIPVGQHGGGPQRPIVSSLIEADTLWSCTTCRACVQECPMLIEHVDAIVDMRRNQTLVHGAVPGKGAEVLANLRETGTMGGYDAAARYDWSVDLSAPVAQPGRNVDVLIVAGEGAFDMRYQRTLRALVKVLNHAGVDYAVLGRAETDTGDVARRLGDEATFQQMAKRLIGTLGALSFKQIVTADPHVMHSLRNEYRALGSRYTVKHHTTFVAELVAAGKIKPQAAEALREKRITYHDPCYLGRYNGETEAPRKLLKTIGIQVVEMERHGMRGRCCGGGGGAPLTDIPGKQRIPDIRIADARAVSADVVAVGCPNCTAMLEGVVGPRPDVLDVAELVAASLE, from the coding sequence ATGAATCCGGCCATCCTGATCACCGCGCTGTTGTGGCTGTCGCTCGCGGGCCTCGCGTTCGCGGTCGCGAAGCGTTCGTCGTACTGGCGGCTCGGCCGCGCGAGCGCGCCCGGCGCATTCGGGCTCGCGAATCTGCTTGAGATTCCGAAGCGTTACTTCGTCGATCTGCATCACGTGGTCGCGCGCGATCCGTATATCGCGAAGACGCACGTCGCGACGGCGGGCGGCGCGCTCGCCGCGCTCGCGCTCGTGTTCGTCAACTACGGGCTCGCGATCTACTCGCCGTGGCTCGACAAGCTGATCTTTCTAGCGGCGCTTTCGATGCTCGTCGGCGCGGTGTTCGTCTGGCGCCGCCGCCATGCGAAGGACGTGCCCGCGCGTTTGTCGCGCGGCCCGTGGAATACGCTGCCGTGGCTGCTCGGCGCGTTCTCGCTCGGGCTCGTGCTGTTCATGCTCGTGCCGACGGCCGCGATGTCGGGCGCGTTCGCCGTGCTTTGCGCGATGCTGATCGGCGTCGGCGCGTTCGCGATGACGCTCGGCGCGGCGAGGGGCGGGCCGATGAAGCATGCGATCGCGGGTCTCCTGCATCTCGCGTTTCACCCGCGCCAGGAACGCTTTGCGGCGACACGCGAGCCGTACACCGGCAATGGCGCGGCGACGCCGCCGACCGCATTGAAGCCGTCCGACATCGAACACGACGAGTACGGCGTCGCGAAGCCGGCCGAATTCCACTGGAACCAACTGCTGAGCTTCGATGCGTGCGTGCAGTGCGGCAAGTGCGAGGCCGCGTGCCCCGCGTTCGCGTCGGGTCAGCCGCTCAATCCGAAGAAGCTGATTCAGGATCTCGTCATTGGGATGGCGGGCGGCACCGACGCCGCTTACGCGGGCAGCCCGACGCCCGGCATTCCTGTCGGCCAGCACGGCGGCGGCCCGCAGCGTCCGATCGTGTCGTCGCTGATCGAGGCCGACACGCTGTGGTCGTGCACGACGTGCCGCGCGTGCGTGCAGGAGTGCCCGATGCTGATCGAGCACGTAGACGCGATCGTCGACATGCGGCGCAACCAGACGCTCGTGCACGGCGCCGTGCCCGGCAAGGGCGCGGAAGTGCTCGCGAACCTGCGCGAGACGGGCACGATGGGCGGCTACGACGCGGCCGCGCGCTACGATTGGTCGGTCGATCTGAGCGCGCCCGTCGCGCAGCCGGGGCGCAACGTCGACGTGTTGATCGTGGCCGGCGAGGGTGCGTTCGACATGCGCTATCAGCGCACGCTGCGCGCGCTCGTGAAGGTGCTGAACCACGCGGGCGTCGATTACGCGGTGCTCGGCCGCGCGGAAACCGATACGGGCGACGTCGCGCGCCGGCTCGGCGACGAAGCGACGTTTCAGCAGATGGCGAAGCGCCTGATCGGCACGCTCGGCGCGCTGTCGTTCAAGCAGATCGTGACGGCCGATCCGCACGTGATGCACAGCCTGCGCAACGAGTACCGCGCGCTCGGCAGCCGCTACACGGTCAAGCATCACACGACGTTCGTCGCCGAGCTCGTCGCGGCAGGCAAGATCAAGCCGCAGGCGGCCGAGGCGCTGCGCGAGAAGCGCATCACCTATCACGACCCTTGCTATCTCGGCCGCTACAACGGCGAGACTGAAGCGCCGCGCAAGCTTCTGAAGACGATCGGCATCCAGGTCGTCGAGATGGAGCGTCACGGCATGCGCGGCCGCTGCTGCGGCGGCGGCGGCGGCGCACCGCTCACCGACATTCCGGGCAAGCAGCGAATTCCCGACATCCGGATCGCCGATGCGCGCGCGGTAAGCGCGGATGTCGTCGCGGTCGGCTGCCCGAACTGCACCGCGATGCTCGAAGGCGTCGTCGGCCCGCGGCCCGACGTGCTCGACGTCGCCGAACTCGTCGCCGCCTCGCTGGAGTGA
- a CDS encoding electron transfer flavoprotein subunit alpha/FixB family protein — translation MTTLKRIDPRRPFVVTAAGLKRITLGETGGASGDAARWTPHAHGATATKPVRVVRDAKRVFLVAAHSERGALDEHVRQTLAAAALLADAHTEVALVVFGELNDDAGALGADTLIVLRGLDRRAFAPERELDALRACAAALSPQHVFMPDNATGDGDLGRRYAAATNASVATHVAEIAADHVGVYVNAKRSFATRTLPDVVLLAPNAVDPKLPFVGAALERTLDAVSDARASSVDHYHDLGLEEIDAAQVALEEADFIVSAGNGVTDVAAFETLAATFGAAIGASRVAVDNGHFTRDKQVGATGKTVDASVYIAFGISGAVQHLQGIKDCRHVIAVNLDGSAPIVKRANLTIVGDAQATIAALIDAVSAARATHGRSSAASRESEYMGAAA, via the coding sequence ATGACCACGCTCAAACGAATCGATCCGCGCCGGCCGTTCGTCGTCACTGCGGCCGGACTCAAACGCATCACGCTCGGCGAGACGGGCGGCGCATCCGGCGACGCCGCGCGGTGGACGCCGCACGCGCACGGCGCGACGGCCACGAAGCCGGTGCGCGTCGTGCGGGACGCGAAGCGCGTGTTCCTCGTTGCCGCGCACAGCGAGCGCGGCGCGCTCGACGAGCACGTGCGCCAGACGCTCGCGGCCGCCGCGTTGCTCGCCGATGCGCACACGGAAGTCGCGCTCGTCGTGTTCGGAGAACTGAACGATGACGCCGGCGCGCTCGGCGCCGACACGCTGATCGTGCTGCGCGGCCTCGACCGCCGCGCGTTCGCGCCGGAGCGCGAGCTCGATGCGCTGCGCGCGTGCGCGGCGGCGCTGTCGCCGCAGCACGTGTTCATGCCGGACAACGCGACGGGCGACGGCGATCTCGGCCGACGCTATGCGGCGGCCACGAACGCGAGCGTCGCGACGCACGTCGCCGAAATCGCGGCGGATCACGTCGGCGTGTACGTCAACGCGAAACGCAGCTTCGCGACGCGCACGCTGCCCGACGTCGTGCTGCTCGCGCCGAACGCGGTCGACCCGAAGCTGCCGTTCGTCGGCGCGGCGCTCGAGCGCACGCTCGATGCCGTTTCCGACGCACGTGCTTCGTCCGTCGACCATTACCACGACCTGGGCCTCGAAGAGATCGACGCCGCGCAGGTCGCGCTAGAAGAAGCGGACTTCATCGTGTCGGCGGGCAACGGCGTGACCGACGTCGCCGCGTTCGAGACGCTCGCGGCAACCTTCGGCGCGGCGATCGGCGCGAGCCGCGTCGCGGTCGACAACGGGCATTTCACGCGCGACAAGCAGGTCGGCGCGACCGGCAAGACGGTCGACGCGAGCGTGTACATCGCGTTCGGGATTTCGGGCGCGGTTCAGCACCTGCAGGGGATCAAGGATTGCCGTCACGTGATCGCGGTGAATCTCGACGGCAGCGCGCCGATCGTCAAGCGCGCGAACCTGACGATCGTCGGCGATGCGCAGGCGACGATCGCCGCGCTGATCGACGCGGTGAGCGCGGCTCGCGCCACGCATGGGCGATCGAGCGCCGCATCGAGGGAAAGCGAATACATGGGAGCCGCTGCATGA
- a CDS encoding glycine betaine ABC transporter substrate-binding protein — translation MKFLAKLMGCGVLSMMLAAVAPVQADTKPTLKIGYVEGWDDSVATSNVAARIIEMKLGYPVQLVPVAAGVMWQGVARGDLDATLSAWLPVTQGAYWDQFKTKVVNLGTNFPDAKIGLIVPSYVKAKSIDDLNAEKGEFSGRIVGIDAGAGVMRKTDDTIKAYGLNYSLMPSSGSAMTAELARSIHANKAVVVTGWAPHWMFAKWKLRFLDDPKKVYGEAEHVDSVVNPALETKAKPVVAFLKKFQWKPGEIDGVMLAIQNGSKPAAAADAWIAAHGDRVGEWTASAQ, via the coding sequence ATGAAATTCCTCGCGAAACTAATGGGTTGCGGCGTGCTGTCGATGATGCTCGCCGCCGTCGCGCCTGTGCAGGCCGATACGAAGCCGACGTTGAAGATCGGCTATGTCGAAGGCTGGGACGACAGCGTCGCGACGTCGAACGTCGCCGCGCGCATCATCGAGATGAAGCTCGGTTATCCGGTGCAGCTCGTGCCGGTCGCGGCGGGCGTGATGTGGCAGGGCGTCGCGCGCGGCGATCTCGACGCGACGCTCTCCGCGTGGCTACCCGTCACGCAGGGTGCGTACTGGGATCAGTTCAAGACGAAGGTCGTCAATCTCGGCACTAATTTCCCCGACGCGAAAATCGGCCTCATCGTGCCGAGCTACGTGAAAGCGAAGTCGATTGACGATTTGAACGCGGAGAAGGGCGAGTTTTCCGGCCGCATCGTCGGCATCGACGCGGGCGCAGGCGTGATGCGCAAGACCGACGACACGATCAAGGCATATGGTCTGAACTATTCGCTGATGCCGAGCTCGGGCAGCGCGATGACGGCGGAACTCGCACGCTCGATCCATGCGAACAAGGCGGTGGTCGTGACGGGCTGGGCGCCGCACTGGATGTTCGCGAAATGGAAGCTGCGTTTCCTCGACGACCCGAAGAAGGTCTACGGCGAAGCGGAACACGTCGATAGCGTCGTGAATCCCGCGCTCGAAACGAAGGCGAAGCCCGTTGTCGCGTTCCTGAAGAAGTTCCAGTGGAAGCCGGGCGAGATCGACGGCGTGATGCTCGCGATCCAGAACGGATCGAAGCCCGCAGCGGCGGCCGACGCATGGATCGCCGCGCATGGCGATCGCGTCGGCGAATGGACCGCTTCCGCGCAGTGA
- a CDS encoding hybrid-cluster NAD(P)-dependent oxidoreductase, whose amino-acid sequence MMRDAANFEPADSRVTRPAFWQALPERWTSDVEETLVCCHVRQETHDVKSFFFRSPQGRAFSFEPGQFVTLELDIDGETINRCYTISSSPARPHTISITVKRVPGGKVSNWLHDNLQPGAPLRVLGPAGEFTCARHPARKYLFLSAGSGVTPLMSMSRAHHDLAEDRDIVFVHSARTPDDIIFARELDLIASTHANFRAAFVCERLGARTNWHGVTGFLSLPLLKLITPDFFEREVFTCGPAPYMKAVREMLDEAGFDLSRYHEESFSFETLAENGARTLDGEAASTDTSSDASSDAQARQFTVAFAKSNREIACGSDQHVLDAARRAGVRLPASCTQGMCGTCKVKLVSGQVDMKHNGGIRQREIDQGMVLLCCSKPLSDLVVDK is encoded by the coding sequence ATGATGCGAGATGCCGCGAATTTCGAACCGGCCGACAGCCGCGTGACGCGCCCCGCGTTCTGGCAGGCGCTGCCGGAGCGCTGGACGAGCGACGTCGAGGAGACGCTCGTCTGCTGCCACGTGCGGCAGGAAACGCACGACGTGAAGAGCTTCTTCTTCCGTTCGCCGCAGGGGCGCGCGTTCTCGTTCGAGCCTGGTCAGTTCGTCACGCTCGAGCTCGACATCGACGGCGAGACGATCAACCGCTGTTACACGATCTCGTCGTCGCCCGCGCGGCCGCATACGATCTCGATCACGGTCAAGCGCGTGCCGGGCGGCAAGGTGTCGAATTGGCTGCACGACAACCTGCAGCCGGGCGCGCCGCTGCGCGTGCTCGGCCCGGCGGGCGAGTTCACGTGCGCACGGCATCCGGCGCGCAAGTATTTGTTCCTGTCAGCGGGCTCGGGCGTCACGCCGTTGATGTCGATGAGCCGCGCGCACCACGATCTCGCGGAGGATCGCGACATCGTGTTCGTCCACAGCGCGCGCACGCCGGACGACATCATCTTCGCGCGCGAGCTCGACCTGATCGCGTCGACGCATGCGAACTTTCGCGCCGCGTTCGTCTGCGAGCGGCTCGGCGCGCGCACGAACTGGCACGGCGTGACGGGCTTTCTGTCGCTGCCGCTTCTCAAGCTGATCACACCGGATTTCTTCGAGCGCGAGGTCTTCACGTGCGGGCCCGCGCCGTACATGAAGGCGGTGCGCGAGATGCTCGACGAAGCCGGGTTCGATCTCAGCCGCTATCACGAAGAGAGCTTCTCGTTCGAGACGCTCGCCGAAAACGGCGCGCGCACCCTCGACGGAGAAGCCGCATCGACCGATACGTCGAGCGACGCTTCGAGCGATGCGCAGGCGCGGCAATTCACGGTCGCGTTCGCAAAGAGCAATCGCGAGATCGCATGCGGCTCGGACCAGCACGTGCTCGACGCGGCGCGGCGCGCGGGCGTGCGTCTGCCCGCGTCGTGCACGCAGGGCATGTGCGGCACCTGCAAGGTGAAGCTCGTGTCCGGCCAGGTCGACATGAAGCACAACGGCGGCATTCGTCAGCGCGAGATCGATCAGGGCATGGTGCTGCTGTGTTGCAGCAAGCCGCTGTCGGATCTCGTCGTCGACAAGTGA
- a CDS encoding APC family permease produces the protein MSQAGLRARSTSEIEATISHEERGRTLHRGLSWKDAFWVTSGVPAGVLFTIGGVCATIGQPAWAVWIAAITMGLIQSATYAEISGLFPHKSGGASVYGAIGWVRYGKLIAPVSVWCNWLAWSPMLALGCGLAASYALTSLFPADAAILHWQWTLANLGFIKPGLNLRVNATFVIATILLLITFKLQHSGASKAARTQRILGIASLTPLLIVGIVPFVTGDVPMSNLLPLLPLGHDAQGNLTAATFGSWNGQGVVMALGAMFMAGWASYGFETAVCYTREFRDPRRDTAKAIFWSGALCLIVMTLVPMAFQGALGTAAMLDPRIGDGTGVAAAMARIVGGGAWIANAIVVMLMLSILLIVMTSMMGSSRTLYQASVDGWLPKYLSHVNEHGAPTRAMWTDLGFNLVLLLMSDYMTVLSISNVCYMLFVFLNLQSGWIHRMDRGGWERPFRCPTWLLVLGSICGYANLVYVGAGADLQGAGTLRNGLIAMLLIVPVFVYRHYWQDRGRFPAQMQRDMELVVPARRTWLNAAPYAALAAAVLTIGMSYYFAWVR, from the coding sequence ATGAGTCAAGCAGGACTGCGCGCGCGCAGCACCAGCGAGATTGAGGCAACCATCTCACATGAAGAAAGAGGCCGCACGCTGCATCGTGGCCTCAGTTGGAAGGACGCATTTTGGGTAACGAGCGGCGTGCCGGCAGGCGTGCTGTTCACGATCGGCGGCGTGTGCGCGACGATCGGCCAGCCCGCGTGGGCGGTGTGGATCGCCGCGATCACGATGGGTTTGATTCAAAGCGCGACTTATGCGGAAATTTCCGGGCTATTTCCCCATAAATCGGGCGGCGCATCGGTGTACGGTGCGATCGGCTGGGTGCGATACGGCAAGTTGATCGCGCCCGTTTCCGTGTGGTGCAACTGGCTCGCGTGGTCGCCGATGCTCGCGCTCGGCTGCGGCCTCGCGGCAAGCTATGCGCTCACCAGCCTGTTCCCGGCGGACGCAGCGATCCTGCACTGGCAATGGACGCTCGCCAATCTCGGTTTCATCAAACCCGGCCTGAACCTGCGGGTCAACGCCACCTTCGTGATCGCGACGATCCTGCTGCTGATCACGTTCAAGTTGCAGCACAGCGGCGCATCGAAAGCCGCACGCACGCAGCGTATTCTCGGCATCGCGTCGTTGACGCCGCTTCTCATCGTCGGCATCGTGCCGTTCGTCACGGGCGACGTGCCGATGTCGAATCTCCTGCCGCTGTTGCCGCTCGGTCACGACGCGCAGGGCAATCTCACCGCCGCCACGTTCGGCAGTTGGAACGGGCAGGGCGTCGTGATGGCGCTCGGTGCGATGTTCATGGCCGGCTGGGCGTCGTACGGCTTCGAAACGGCCGTCTGCTACACGCGCGAATTCCGCGATCCGCGTCGCGATACCGCGAAGGCGATCTTCTGGTCGGGCGCGCTGTGCCTGATCGTGATGACGCTCGTGCCGATGGCGTTCCAGGGCGCGCTCGGCACCGCGGCGATGCTTGATCCGCGCATCGGTGACGGCACGGGCGTCGCGGCGGCGATGGCGCGCATCGTCGGCGGCGGCGCGTGGATCGCGAACGCGATTGTCGTGATGTTGATGCTGTCGATCCTTCTGATCGTGATGACGTCGATGATGGGCTCGTCACGAACGCTCTACCAGGCGTCGGTCGACGGCTGGCTGCCGAAGTACCTGTCGCACGTGAACGAGCACGGCGCGCCGACGCGCGCGATGTGGACCGATCTCGGCTTCAACCTCGTGCTGCTGCTGATGTCGGACTACATGACGGTGCTGTCGATCTCGAACGTCTGCTACATGTTGTTCGTCTTCCTGAATTTGCAGTCGGGCTGGATTCACCGGATGGATCGCGGCGGATGGGAGCGGCCGTTCCGTTGTCCGACGTGGCTGCTCGTGCTCGGCTCGATCTGCGGCTACGCGAATCTTGTCTACGTCGGCGCGGGCGCCGACCTGCAAGGCGCGGGTACGTTGCGCAACGGCTTGATCGCAATGCTGCTGATCGTGCCGGTATTCGTCTATCGGCACTACTGGCAGGATCGCGGTCGTTTCCCCGCGCAGATGCAGCGTGACATGGAACTCGTCGTGCCGGCGCGCCGCACGTGGCTGAATGCGGCGCCATACGCGGCGCTCGCGGCTGCCGTGCTGACGATCGGGATGTCTTATTACTTCGCTTGGGTTCGATAG
- a CDS encoding aromatic ring-hydroxylating oxygenase subunit alpha, whose product MDARNPEQTMKVSTDIRALVARRKAGYSLEAPFYLSDQIFALDMDAIFRRHWIQVGVEPDVPEPGDYVTVQLGADSILIVRDDDMEIRAFHNVCRHRGARLCNEEKGSVGNIVCPYHSWTYNLTGQLMFAEHMGEKFDRCKHSLKPVHLQNLAGLLFVCLADEPPADFATMRAAMEPYLLPHDLPNTKIAAQVDIIEKGNWKLTMENNRECYHCVANHPELTISLYEYGFGYQPSPANAEGMAAFERTCVERAAQWEALSLPSVEVERLTDVTGFRTQRLPLDRSGESQTLDAKVASKKLLGEFRRADLGGLSFWTQPNSWHHFMSDHIVTFSVIPLSAGETLVRTKWLVHKDAKEGIDYDVKNLTAVWNATNDQDRALVEFSQRGAASSAYEPGPYSPYTEGLVEKFCEWYIDRLAAHFGA is encoded by the coding sequence ATGGATGCAAGGAATCCGGAGCAAACGATGAAAGTATCGACAGACATCCGCGCGCTGGTGGCCCGGCGAAAGGCGGGCTACAGCCTCGAAGCCCCGTTCTATCTGAGCGACCAGATCTTCGCGCTCGACATGGACGCGATCTTTCGGCGGCATTGGATTCAGGTGGGTGTCGAGCCGGACGTGCCCGAGCCCGGCGATTACGTGACGGTTCAGCTCGGCGCGGATTCGATTCTGATCGTGCGCGACGACGACATGGAGATCCGTGCGTTCCACAACGTGTGCCGCCATCGCGGCGCACGACTGTGCAACGAAGAAAAAGGCTCCGTCGGCAACATCGTGTGCCCGTATCACAGCTGGACGTACAACCTGACCGGCCAGTTGATGTTCGCCGAGCATATGGGCGAGAAGTTCGATCGCTGCAAGCATAGTCTGAAGCCCGTTCATCTGCAGAATCTCGCGGGGCTCCTGTTCGTGTGCCTGGCCGACGAGCCGCCTGCCGATTTCGCGACGATGCGCGCGGCGATGGAGCCGTATCTGCTGCCGCATGATCTGCCGAACACGAAGATCGCCGCGCAGGTCGACATCATCGAGAAAGGCAACTGGAAGCTGACGATGGAGAACAATCGCGAGTGCTATCACTGCGTCGCGAACCATCCGGAGCTGACCATTTCGTTGTACGAATACGGCTTCGGCTATCAGCCGTCGCCCGCGAATGCCGAAGGGATGGCCGCGTTCGAGCGCACCTGCGTCGAGCGCGCCGCGCAGTGGGAAGCACTGAGCCTGCCGTCCGTCGAGGTCGAGCGCCTGACCGACGTGACGGGCTTTCGCACGCAGCGGCTGCCGCTCGACCGCAGCGGCGAATCGCAGACGCTCGACGCGAAGGTCGCGTCGAAGAAGCTGCTCGGCGAATTCCGCCGCGCCGATCTCGGCGGGCTGTCGTTCTGGACGCAGCCGAATTCGTGGCACCACTTCATGAGCGACCACATCGTCACGTTCTCGGTGATCCCGCTGTCGGCCGGCGAGACGCTCGTGCGGACGAAATGGCTCGTTCACAAGGACGCGAAGGAAGGCATCGATTACGACGTGAAGAACCTGACGGCCGTCTGGAACGCGACGAACGACCAGGATCGCGCACTCGTCGAGTTCTCGCAACGCGGCGCGGCGAGTTCCGCGTACGAGCCGGGCCCATATTCTCCGTACACCGAAGGACTCGTCGAGAAGTTCTGCGAGTGGTACATCGACCGCCTCGCCGCGCATTTCGGCGCATAG